One Globicephala melas chromosome 18, mGloMel1.2, whole genome shotgun sequence DNA segment encodes these proteins:
- the SLITRK6 gene encoding SLIT and NTRK-like protein 6 isoform X1: protein MVVGVFFFNKEIEFTLNISSSCALQITSGSLCFTESDPSQDNMKLWSHLLYSSLLACISSQSQSPMSARGSCDSLCNCEEKDSTMLINCEEKGIKKLSQISVPPSRPFHLSLVNNGLTMLHTNDFSGLTNAISIHLGFNNIADIETGAFNGLGLLKQLHINHNSLEILKEDTFHGLENLEFLQADNNFITVIEPSAFSKLNRLKVLILNDNAIESLPPNIFRFVPLTHLDLRGNQLQTLPYVGFLEHIGRILDLQLEDNKWACNCDLLQLKLWLENMPPQSIIGDIVCNSPPFFKGSILSRLKKESICSTPPAFEEHEDPSGSLHLAVTSSISDGGMSTKTTSLLKPPTKAPGLIPYITKPFTQLPGLYCPIPCNCKVLSPSGLLIHCQERNIESLSDLKPPPQNPRKLILAGNIIHTLMKSDLVEYFTLEMLHLGNNRIEVLEEGSFVNLTRLQKLYLNGNHLTKLSGGMFLGLHNLEYLYLEYNGVKEILPGSFNPMPKLKVLYLNNNLLQVLPPHIFSGVPLMRVNLKTNQFTHLPVSNILDDLDLLTQIDLEDNPWDCSCDLVGLQQWIQKLSKNTVTDEILCTSPEHLDKKELRALNSELLCPGLVNNPSLPTQTSYVMVNTPTATTTADTIFKSLTDAVPLSVLILGLLIVFITIVFCAAGIVVLVLHRRRRYKKKQADEQMRDNSPVHLQYSMYGHKTTHHTTERPTASLYEQHMVSPVVHVYRSPSFGSKHLEEEEERNEKEGSDAKHLQRSLLERENHSPLTGSNMKYKVTDKSTEFLSFQDASSLYRNILERERELQQLGITEYLRKNIAQLQPDMEVHYPGAHEELKLMETLMYSRPRKVLVEQTKNEYFELKANLHAEPDYLEVLEQQT, encoded by the exons ATGGTGGtcggtgttttcttttttaataaagaaattgaatttactTTGAACATCTCTTCCAGCTGTGCATTACAGATAACGTCAGGAAGTCTTTGCTTTACAG AATCAGATCCATCACAGGACAACATGAAACTTTGGAGTCATCTCTTGTATTCATCTCTCCTTGCCTGTATATCGTCACAGTCCCAATCACCAATGTCAGCCAGAGGTTCTTGTGACTCTCTTTGCAATTGTGAGGAAAAAGACAGCACGATGCTAATAAATTGTGAAGAGAAAGGTATCAAGAAGTTATCCCAAATAAGCGTGCCACCATCACGACCTTTCCACTTAAGTTTAGTAAATAATGGTTTGACAATGCTTCACACAAATGACTTTTCTGGGCTTACCAATGCTATCTCAATACACCTTGGATTTAACAATATTGCAGATATTGAGACTGGTGCATTTAATGGCCTTGGCCTTCTTAAGCAACTTCATATCAATCACAATTCTTTAGAAATTCTTAAAGAGGATACTTTCCATGGACTGGAAAACCTGGAATTCCTACAAGCAGATAACAATTTTATTACAGTGATTGAACCAAGTGCCTTTAGCAAGCTCAACAGACTTAAAGTGTTAATTTTAAATGACAATGCTATTGAGAGTCTTCCTCCAAACATATTTCGATTTGTTCCTTTAACCCATCTAGATCTTCGTGGAAATCAGTTGCAAACATTGCCTTATGTTGGTTTTTTAGAACACATTGGCAGAATATTGGATCTCCAGTTGGAGGACAATAAATGGGCCTGCAATTGTGACTTATTACAGCTAAAACTTTGGTTGGAAAACATGCCCCCTCAGTCTATAATTGGTGATATTGTGTGCAACAGCCCTCCATTTTTCAAAGGAAGCATACTGAGCCGGCTGAAAAAGGAATCAATTTGCTCCACTCCACCAGCGTTTGAAGAACACGAGGATCCTTCAGGATCATTACATCTGGCAGTAacatcttcaataagtgatggTGGCATGTCAACCAAGACCACGTCTCTTTTAAAACCACCCACCAAAGCACCAGGTTTAATACCTTATATTACAAAGCCATTCACTCAACTTCCAGGACTCTACTGTCCTATTCCTTGTAACTGCAAAGTACTCTCCCCATCAGGACTTCTAATACACTGTCAAGAGCGCAATATTGAAAGCTTATCAGATCTAAAACCTCCTCCACAAAATCCCAGAAAGCTTATTCTCGCAGGGAATATTATTCATACCTTAATGAAGTCTGATCTAGTGGAATACTTCACTTTGGAAATGCTTCACTTGGGAAACAATCGCATTGAGGTTCTCGAAGAAGGATCGTTTGTGAATTTAACAAGATTACAAAAGCTCTATCTGAATGGTAACCATCTGACTAAATTAAGTGGAGGTATGTTCCTTGGTCTCCACAATCTTGAGTACTTATATCTTGAATACAATGGCGTTAAGGAAATATTACCTGGTAGCTTCAACCCAATGCCTAAACTTAAAGTCCTCTATTTAAACAACAACCTCCTGCAAGTTTTACCACCACATATTTTTTCAGGGGTTCCTCTTATGAGGGTAAACCTTAAAACAAACCAATTTACCCATCTACCTGTAAGTAATATCTTGGATGACCTTGATTTACTGACCCAGATTGACCTTGAGGACAACCCCTGGGATTGTTCCTGTGACCTGGTTGGATTGCAGcaatggatacaaaaattaaGTAAGAACACAGTGACAGATGAAATACTCTGCACCTCTCCAGAGCACCTAGACAAAAAGGAATTGAGAGCACTTAACAGTGAACTTCTTTGCCCAGGTTTGGTCAATAACCCATCCTTGCCAACTCAGACTAGTTACGTAATGGTCAATACTCCTACAGCCACAACTACAGCAGACACTATTTTTAAATCACTTACCGATGCTGTACCACTATCTGTTTTAATACTAGGACTGCTGATTGTATTCATAACTATCGTGTTCTGTGCTGCAGGGATAGTGGTTCTTGTTCTCCACCGTAGgagaagatacaaaaagaaacaagctGATGAACAGATGAGAGACAACAGTCCTGTGCATCTCCAGTATAGCATGTACGGCCATAAAACAACTCACCACACTACTGAGAGACCCACAGCATCACTCTATGAGCAGCACATGGTAAGCCCTGTGGTTCACGTCTATAGAAGCCCATCCTTTGGCTCAAAGCAtctggaagaagaagaagaaaggaatgagaaAGAGGGAAGTGACGCAAAACATCTCCAAAGAAGTCTCTTAGAACGAGAAAATCATTCCCCACTCACAGGATCAAATATGAAGTACAAAGTCACAGACAAATCCACTGAATTTTTATCCTTCCAGGATGCCAGTTCGTTATATAGGAACattttagagagagaaagagaacttcAGCAACTGGGAATCACAGAATACCTAAGGAAAAACATTGCTCAACTTCAGCCTGATATGGAGGTACATTATCCAGGAGCCCATGAAGAGTTAAAGTTGATGGAGACATTAATGTACTCAAGGCCGAGGAAGGTATTAGTGGAACAGACTAAAAATGAGTATTTTGAGCTGAAAGCTAACTTACATGCTGAACCTGACTACTTAGAAGTCCTGGAGCAGCAAACATAG
- the SLITRK6 gene encoding SLIT and NTRK-like protein 6 isoform X2, producing the protein MKLWSHLLYSSLLACISSQSQSPMSARGSCDSLCNCEEKDSTMLINCEEKGIKKLSQISVPPSRPFHLSLVNNGLTMLHTNDFSGLTNAISIHLGFNNIADIETGAFNGLGLLKQLHINHNSLEILKEDTFHGLENLEFLQADNNFITVIEPSAFSKLNRLKVLILNDNAIESLPPNIFRFVPLTHLDLRGNQLQTLPYVGFLEHIGRILDLQLEDNKWACNCDLLQLKLWLENMPPQSIIGDIVCNSPPFFKGSILSRLKKESICSTPPAFEEHEDPSGSLHLAVTSSISDGGMSTKTTSLLKPPTKAPGLIPYITKPFTQLPGLYCPIPCNCKVLSPSGLLIHCQERNIESLSDLKPPPQNPRKLILAGNIIHTLMKSDLVEYFTLEMLHLGNNRIEVLEEGSFVNLTRLQKLYLNGNHLTKLSGGMFLGLHNLEYLYLEYNGVKEILPGSFNPMPKLKVLYLNNNLLQVLPPHIFSGVPLMRVNLKTNQFTHLPVSNILDDLDLLTQIDLEDNPWDCSCDLVGLQQWIQKLSKNTVTDEILCTSPEHLDKKELRALNSELLCPGLVNNPSLPTQTSYVMVNTPTATTTADTIFKSLTDAVPLSVLILGLLIVFITIVFCAAGIVVLVLHRRRRYKKKQADEQMRDNSPVHLQYSMYGHKTTHHTTERPTASLYEQHMVSPVVHVYRSPSFGSKHLEEEEERNEKEGSDAKHLQRSLLERENHSPLTGSNMKYKVTDKSTEFLSFQDASSLYRNILERERELQQLGITEYLRKNIAQLQPDMEVHYPGAHEELKLMETLMYSRPRKVLVEQTKNEYFELKANLHAEPDYLEVLEQQT; encoded by the coding sequence ATGAAACTTTGGAGTCATCTCTTGTATTCATCTCTCCTTGCCTGTATATCGTCACAGTCCCAATCACCAATGTCAGCCAGAGGTTCTTGTGACTCTCTTTGCAATTGTGAGGAAAAAGACAGCACGATGCTAATAAATTGTGAAGAGAAAGGTATCAAGAAGTTATCCCAAATAAGCGTGCCACCATCACGACCTTTCCACTTAAGTTTAGTAAATAATGGTTTGACAATGCTTCACACAAATGACTTTTCTGGGCTTACCAATGCTATCTCAATACACCTTGGATTTAACAATATTGCAGATATTGAGACTGGTGCATTTAATGGCCTTGGCCTTCTTAAGCAACTTCATATCAATCACAATTCTTTAGAAATTCTTAAAGAGGATACTTTCCATGGACTGGAAAACCTGGAATTCCTACAAGCAGATAACAATTTTATTACAGTGATTGAACCAAGTGCCTTTAGCAAGCTCAACAGACTTAAAGTGTTAATTTTAAATGACAATGCTATTGAGAGTCTTCCTCCAAACATATTTCGATTTGTTCCTTTAACCCATCTAGATCTTCGTGGAAATCAGTTGCAAACATTGCCTTATGTTGGTTTTTTAGAACACATTGGCAGAATATTGGATCTCCAGTTGGAGGACAATAAATGGGCCTGCAATTGTGACTTATTACAGCTAAAACTTTGGTTGGAAAACATGCCCCCTCAGTCTATAATTGGTGATATTGTGTGCAACAGCCCTCCATTTTTCAAAGGAAGCATACTGAGCCGGCTGAAAAAGGAATCAATTTGCTCCACTCCACCAGCGTTTGAAGAACACGAGGATCCTTCAGGATCATTACATCTGGCAGTAacatcttcaataagtgatggTGGCATGTCAACCAAGACCACGTCTCTTTTAAAACCACCCACCAAAGCACCAGGTTTAATACCTTATATTACAAAGCCATTCACTCAACTTCCAGGACTCTACTGTCCTATTCCTTGTAACTGCAAAGTACTCTCCCCATCAGGACTTCTAATACACTGTCAAGAGCGCAATATTGAAAGCTTATCAGATCTAAAACCTCCTCCACAAAATCCCAGAAAGCTTATTCTCGCAGGGAATATTATTCATACCTTAATGAAGTCTGATCTAGTGGAATACTTCACTTTGGAAATGCTTCACTTGGGAAACAATCGCATTGAGGTTCTCGAAGAAGGATCGTTTGTGAATTTAACAAGATTACAAAAGCTCTATCTGAATGGTAACCATCTGACTAAATTAAGTGGAGGTATGTTCCTTGGTCTCCACAATCTTGAGTACTTATATCTTGAATACAATGGCGTTAAGGAAATATTACCTGGTAGCTTCAACCCAATGCCTAAACTTAAAGTCCTCTATTTAAACAACAACCTCCTGCAAGTTTTACCACCACATATTTTTTCAGGGGTTCCTCTTATGAGGGTAAACCTTAAAACAAACCAATTTACCCATCTACCTGTAAGTAATATCTTGGATGACCTTGATTTACTGACCCAGATTGACCTTGAGGACAACCCCTGGGATTGTTCCTGTGACCTGGTTGGATTGCAGcaatggatacaaaaattaaGTAAGAACACAGTGACAGATGAAATACTCTGCACCTCTCCAGAGCACCTAGACAAAAAGGAATTGAGAGCACTTAACAGTGAACTTCTTTGCCCAGGTTTGGTCAATAACCCATCCTTGCCAACTCAGACTAGTTACGTAATGGTCAATACTCCTACAGCCACAACTACAGCAGACACTATTTTTAAATCACTTACCGATGCTGTACCACTATCTGTTTTAATACTAGGACTGCTGATTGTATTCATAACTATCGTGTTCTGTGCTGCAGGGATAGTGGTTCTTGTTCTCCACCGTAGgagaagatacaaaaagaaacaagctGATGAACAGATGAGAGACAACAGTCCTGTGCATCTCCAGTATAGCATGTACGGCCATAAAACAACTCACCACACTACTGAGAGACCCACAGCATCACTCTATGAGCAGCACATGGTAAGCCCTGTGGTTCACGTCTATAGAAGCCCATCCTTTGGCTCAAAGCAtctggaagaagaagaagaaaggaatgagaaAGAGGGAAGTGACGCAAAACATCTCCAAAGAAGTCTCTTAGAACGAGAAAATCATTCCCCACTCACAGGATCAAATATGAAGTACAAAGTCACAGACAAATCCACTGAATTTTTATCCTTCCAGGATGCCAGTTCGTTATATAGGAACattttagagagagaaagagaacttcAGCAACTGGGAATCACAGAATACCTAAGGAAAAACATTGCTCAACTTCAGCCTGATATGGAGGTACATTATCCAGGAGCCCATGAAGAGTTAAAGTTGATGGAGACATTAATGTACTCAAGGCCGAGGAAGGTATTAGTGGAACAGACTAAAAATGAGTATTTTGAGCTGAAAGCTAACTTACATGCTGAACCTGACTACTTAGAAGTCCTGGAGCAGCAAACATAG